The Leadbettera azotonutricia ZAS-9 genome has a window encoding:
- a CDS encoding methyltransferase, with amino-acid sequence MPAFSNREVPFKFRGRNYVFSLSHAIFSSAGIDTGSRLLLKVFSKYIDEDVHERKPLPLSVLDAGSGCGVLGVCAAGALLDIIKEPAASPEGKASSSGQFHVRAQDRDELARGFTEYNACRNNIPAAVLEARAEPLLAGPLGARWDLIITNIPAKAGGPVLEDFVRRSAALLNPNGRVFMVAVNTLADFFRERIDEAGAALLHEEQGTEHRVFVYGHGDAKDATAAVQTGPGFLDRYPFYIRHSDTYAIENIPVHIDAIHGCGDFDSPGDDILAAAKLCSRMGENLSSGSWLIHEPCQGHFAVWLAKFTGEAPAPKLALAGRNILALEASQHNLETNSPGIAPLLIPAADLLCDREALLGAGPYSFIAAFPEIVPQANRHTAAWESLEALLAPGGIFLVSLGSSDAERFDRLKPKGFSRLGDAKRKGFRALAYTR; translated from the coding sequence ATCCCGGCCTTCAGCAACAGGGAAGTTCCCTTCAAGTTTCGGGGCCGGAATTATGTTTTCTCCTTATCCCACGCTATTTTCAGTTCCGCAGGAATAGATACAGGTTCGAGGCTGCTCCTCAAGGTTTTTTCCAAATATATTGATGAAGATGTCCATGAGCGCAAGCCCCTGCCTCTTTCGGTTTTGGACGCGGGTTCCGGCTGCGGGGTGCTTGGGGTCTGCGCTGCGGGGGCATTGCTGGACATCATAAAAGAACCAGCTGCTTCCCCTGAGGGCAAGGCTTCTTCGTCTGGCCAATTCCATGTCCGGGCCCAGGATCGTGACGAACTTGCCAGGGGTTTCACCGAATACAACGCGTGCCGAAACAATATCCCTGCCGCTGTTTTGGAAGCCCGAGCGGAGCCCCTGCTCGCGGGGCCTTTGGGCGCGCGCTGGGATCTCATCATTACCAATATCCCAGCCAAGGCGGGGGGGCCGGTGCTTGAGGATTTTGTTCGGCGTTCTGCTGCCCTCCTCAACCCAAACGGACGGGTCTTCATGGTGGCGGTAAATACCCTGGCGGATTTTTTCCGCGAGCGGATCGATGAGGCAGGGGCTGCACTGCTCCATGAAGAGCAGGGCACGGAGCATAGGGTGTTTGTGTATGGGCATGGGGATGCCAAAGATGCAACGGCTGCGGTTCAAACCGGTCCGGGCTTCCTGGATCGCTATCCTTTTTACATCAGGCACAGCGATACTTACGCGATAGAAAACATCCCCGTCCATATCGATGCTATCCATGGCTGCGGGGATTTCGACAGCCCTGGGGATGATATTTTGGCGGCTGCGAAGCTCTGTTCCCGCATGGGGGAAAATCTTTCCTCTGGTTCCTGGCTTATCCACGAACCGTGTCAGGGCCATTTTGCGGTGTGGCTTGCAAAGTTCACGGGGGAAGCCCCGGCTCCGAAATTGGCTCTCGCGGGCAGGAATATTCTGGCCCTGGAAGCTTCGCAGCACAATTTGGAAACCAATAGCCCCGGGATAGCGCCCCTGCTGATCCCGGCTGCGGATTTGCTCTGCGATAGAGAAGCCCTTCTCGGCGCGGGGCCTTATTCCTTTATTGCAGCCTTCCCCGAAATTGTCCCCCAGGCGAACCGCCATACTGCTGCCTGGGAATCGTTGGAGGCCCTTCTTGCTCCTGGCGGTATCTTCCTCGTCTCCCTGGGCTCATCGGATGCGGAGCGTTTTGACAGGCTCAAGCCTAAAGGCTTTTCCCGGCTGGGGGACGCAAAGCGCAAAGGGTTTAGGGCATTGGCATATACTAGATAG
- the leuS gene encoding leucine--tRNA ligase, translated as MAKYPFETIEPKWQKFWADHKTFKAVEDPGFAQDKRRYVLDMFPYPSAQGLHVGHPEGYTATDIYCRFLRMKGFNVLHPMGFDAFGLPAENYAIKTGTHPAITTAANINHFRTQIKSLGFSYDWDREVDTSQEDYYKWTQWIFLKLFEKGLAYEAESPINFCPSCKTGLANEEVKDGLCERCGTKVTRKRIRQWILKITAYAERLLEDLDGLDWPEPVKLMQRNWIGRSEGANVIFKIDGYPDTLEIYTTRPDTLFGATYMVLSPEHPLVGKITTAGQQDAVKAYVDSAAKKSDLERTDLAKEKTGVFSGAYAVNPVNNKKIPIWIADYVLISYGTGAIMAVPAHDERDWDFAKVYKLPIIQVVSPTKPGSSEDVSREPAECTVADGFSVNSGSFDGLPTDEAKAKVTAWIEEQGIGKKAINYKLRDWIFSRQRYWGEPIPLVHCEKCGIVAVPEKDLPLKLPEVTSYAPTGTGESPLALISDWVNTSCPKCGGKAKRETNTMPQWAGSCWYYLRYLDPHNDKAFAAKDKVEYWAPVDLYVGGVEHAVLHLLYSRFWHKVLYDLGLVNTKEPFQRLVNQGMILGEDNQKMSKSRGNVINPDDIVKEFGADSMRMYEMFMGPLEVTKPWLTAGLVGVSRFLERLWSIAEKCHLAEPNGTVIEAPDASHADLTRLLHKTIKKVGQDTDTLNFNTAISQMMIYSNELAKLAEVPRSLWEPLVQMIAPYAPHLGEELWERLGHKESISKTQWPVYDEKLCVESEATIVVQVNGKIRDKFTAPVGTAKAELEKTALALPGTVKWTDGLTVVKVITVQDKLVNIVAK; from the coding sequence ATGGCGAAATATCCCTTTGAAACTATAGAACCCAAATGGCAGAAATTCTGGGCGGATCATAAAACCTTTAAGGCTGTCGAAGATCCTGGCTTTGCCCAGGACAAGCGCCGCTATGTGCTGGATATGTTCCCCTACCCTTCGGCCCAGGGCCTCCATGTTGGCCATCCCGAGGGATACACCGCCACCGATATTTATTGCCGCTTCCTCCGCATGAAGGGTTTTAACGTTCTCCACCCCATGGGCTTTGACGCCTTCGGCCTCCCTGCCGAGAACTATGCCATCAAAACCGGAACCCACCCGGCAATAACCACCGCAGCCAACATCAACCACTTCCGCACCCAGATCAAATCCCTGGGTTTTTCCTACGATTGGGATCGGGAAGTGGATACATCCCAGGAAGATTATTACAAATGGACTCAATGGATCTTTCTCAAGCTTTTTGAAAAGGGCCTGGCCTACGAGGCCGAGAGCCCCATCAATTTTTGCCCCTCCTGCAAGACCGGCCTTGCCAACGAAGAAGTCAAAGACGGTCTCTGCGAGCGCTGCGGCACTAAAGTTACGCGCAAGCGCATACGCCAGTGGATCCTGAAGATAACCGCCTATGCCGAACGGCTCCTCGAAGACCTGGACGGTCTCGACTGGCCCGAGCCTGTGAAGCTCATGCAACGGAACTGGATAGGCCGCTCCGAAGGCGCCAACGTGATCTTCAAAATCGACGGCTATCCCGACACCCTCGAAATTTACACCACCAGGCCCGATACCCTTTTCGGCGCTACCTATATGGTTCTTTCCCCTGAGCATCCTCTGGTCGGGAAGATCACCACTGCCGGTCAACAGGACGCCGTCAAGGCTTATGTGGACTCTGCGGCCAAGAAGAGTGATCTTGAACGGACTGATCTGGCAAAAGAAAAAACCGGCGTATTCTCGGGGGCTTATGCTGTTAATCCGGTTAACAATAAGAAGATACCCATCTGGATTGCCGATTATGTTCTTATTTCCTACGGCACAGGGGCCATCATGGCTGTTCCTGCCCACGACGAGCGGGACTGGGATTTTGCCAAGGTTTACAAGTTGCCGATTATCCAGGTGGTATCCCCGACCAAACCGGGAAGCAGCGAAGATGTTTCACGGGAACCTGCCGAGTGTACTGTTGCCGATGGCTTCTCAGTGAATTCCGGTTCTTTCGACGGCCTCCCTACTGACGAAGCTAAGGCTAAGGTAACTGCCTGGATCGAAGAGCAGGGCATAGGCAAAAAGGCAATCAATTACAAACTCCGGGACTGGATATTCAGCCGCCAGAGGTATTGGGGCGAGCCCATTCCTTTAGTGCACTGCGAAAAATGCGGCATTGTTGCGGTTCCCGAAAAAGATCTCCCCTTAAAGCTTCCGGAAGTGACATCCTACGCCCCCACCGGCACAGGCGAATCCCCCCTGGCCCTCATCAGCGATTGGGTGAATACGAGCTGCCCGAAATGCGGGGGAAAGGCCAAGCGAGAAACCAACACCATGCCTCAGTGGGCAGGCTCTTGCTGGTACTATCTCCGTTACCTTGATCCCCACAACGACAAGGCTTTTGCCGCAAAGGACAAAGTTGAATACTGGGCGCCGGTGGATCTCTACGTGGGCGGTGTGGAACACGCAGTATTGCACTTGCTTTACAGCCGCTTCTGGCACAAAGTGCTTTACGATTTGGGTCTCGTAAACACCAAAGAGCCCTTCCAGCGTCTTGTGAATCAGGGCATGATCCTGGGCGAAGACAACCAAAAGATGAGCAAGAGCCGGGGCAATGTTATCAATCCGGACGACATTGTGAAAGAATTCGGCGCCGATTCCATGCGCATGTACGAAATGTTCATGGGCCCTCTGGAAGTTACCAAGCCCTGGCTCACCGCCGGCCTCGTTGGCGTCTCCCGCTTTTTGGAGCGTCTCTGGAGCATAGCCGAGAAATGCCATTTGGCAGAGCCAAATGGCACAGTCATTGAAGCCCCTGACGCAAGCCATGCCGATTTAACGCGTTTGCTGCACAAGACTATCAAAAAAGTTGGGCAAGACACTGATACGCTTAACTTTAATACAGCAATAAGCCAGATGATGATCTATTCCAACGAGCTTGCCAAACTTGCCGAGGTTCCACGTTCGCTCTGGGAACCCCTGGTGCAGATGATAGCCCCCTATGCCCCCCACCTGGGCGAAGAACTCTGGGAACGCCTTGGCCACAAGGAATCAATCTCCAAAACGCAATGGCCTGTGTATGACGAAAAACTTTGCGTTGAGAGCGAAGCTACCATTGTGGTGCAGGTCAACGGAAAAATCCGCGACAAATTCACTGCCCCTGTAGGAACGGCAAAAGCGGAACTTGAGAAAACGGCCCTTGCCCTGCCGGGGACCGTTAAATGGACAGATGGACTGACGGTAGTAAAAGTAATTACCGTTCAGGACAAGCTTGTGAACATTGTGGCGAAATAG
- a CDS encoding carbohydrate kinase family protein, with protein sequence MNRKGICVAGNMIVDILYPVQGLPKPGELTSIQEGITRASGGALCNVIGDLALMDPGLPLTALGRIGNDTEGDFILDQMKKHKNIDLSNVIREGKTSFTAVMADQISKERSFFHYRGANARFCEEDINWDKIDTAFLHIGYILLLDTLDSEDAEYGTKMARLLCHAKERGIKTSIDVVSEAGDRFKRLVPPSLKYADYCVINEVEAGQVTGVELRDASGGLIKNNIPRALEKIMNFGVSTWAVIHSPEGGYGIDGKGSCKESPTINLPPGYIKGKVGAGDAFCSGVLYAASQGGSLEAGLELGNAAAAASLSAPGATEGMKPVSVLKTLRASF encoded by the coding sequence ATGAACAGAAAAGGAATTTGCGTTGCCGGCAATATGATCGTGGATATACTCTACCCGGTGCAGGGGCTTCCAAAACCAGGAGAGCTGACATCCATACAAGAAGGGATTACCCGGGCTTCAGGCGGCGCCCTCTGCAATGTTATTGGGGATCTGGCTTTAATGGACCCCGGCCTTCCCCTTACTGCCCTTGGAAGAATTGGGAATGATACTGAGGGGGATTTTATCCTTGATCAGATGAAGAAGCACAAAAACATCGATCTTTCAAATGTCATAAGAGAGGGGAAAACTTCTTTTACCGCAGTCATGGCCGATCAAATATCAAAAGAACGTTCCTTCTTCCATTACCGTGGCGCCAATGCCCGCTTCTGCGAAGAGGACATTAATTGGGACAAGATAGACACTGCCTTTCTGCACATAGGCTATATACTGCTCCTTGACACCCTGGATTCTGAAGATGCCGAATACGGCACAAAGATGGCGCGTCTCCTCTGCCATGCCAAAGAGCGGGGGATTAAGACTTCCATAGACGTGGTGAGCGAAGCCGGAGACCGTTTTAAACGCCTGGTGCCGCCTTCCCTTAAATATGCGGATTATTGCGTTATCAATGAAGTTGAAGCCGGCCAGGTTACAGGGGTTGAGCTGCGGGATGCCTCAGGCGGGCTTATCAAAAACAATATCCCCAGGGCCCTCGAAAAAATAATGAACTTTGGCGTTTCAACCTGGGCTGTCATCCACAGCCCCGAAGGCGGTTACGGCATTGACGGCAAAGGTTCCTGCAAAGAGTCCCCTACCATAAATCTCCCCCCGGGATATATCAAAGGAAAGGTCGGCGCGGGCGACGCTTTCTGTTCAGGGGTACTCTATGCGGCGAGCCAGGGCGGAAGCCTTGAAGCAGGGCTTGAACTTGGCAATGCCGCTGCGGCTGCTTCCCTCTCGGCGCCCGGGGCAACAGAGGGTATGAAACCTGTTTCCGTATTGAAAACACTCAGAGCTTCTTTTTAA
- a CDS encoding mannitol-1-phosphate 5-dehydrogenase yields the protein MKAVMYGAGNIGRGFIGQLFAASGYEVTFIDVAEPVIDAINREGKYPVRLLSSSGHEDVWVEGVKAINGRDIQKAAEAIAGADIMATAVGVRVLPFIAPVLAEGIRNRFSKTTAPLNIIICENLIDANKLLERLIKEKLDTEGTKLFNERVGLVEASIGRMVPIQTEAMQDGNPLRVCTEHYGFLPVDKDAFKGEIPEIKNMKPFGCFDFYIHRKLFIHNMGHAICAYLGMLKSDTFIYETVKRGDILYIAQNAMMESALALSAKFKIPIEDIYFHIKDLLSRFSNKALGDTCARVGGDTVRKLGPNDRLIGAINCCNAMGISPGFISAGAGAALYCHLKEKNLPQTREAAEAALAEVSGLAKGAGEAALILNMHGLFAKGAEFSEAIRAATEAGNRKDII from the coding sequence ATGAAAGCAGTGATGTACGGCGCCGGCAATATAGGCAGGGGTTTTATAGGCCAGCTTTTTGCTGCGTCGGGTTATGAAGTTACTTTTATTGATGTGGCTGAGCCTGTCATCGACGCCATTAACCGGGAAGGGAAATACCCTGTAAGGCTGCTCTCTTCCTCCGGCCATGAGGATGTTTGGGTTGAAGGGGTAAAGGCGATAAACGGCAGGGATATTCAAAAAGCAGCCGAGGCTATAGCAGGGGCCGACATCATGGCAACTGCAGTTGGGGTGAGGGTACTCCCCTTTATTGCGCCTGTCCTCGCTGAGGGGATACGGAACAGATTTTCAAAAACAACGGCTCCTCTCAATATCATCATTTGCGAAAATCTCATTGACGCAAACAAGCTCCTTGAAAGGCTCATCAAAGAAAAATTGGATACTGAAGGAACAAAGCTTTTTAATGAACGTGTCGGGCTTGTGGAAGCTTCCATAGGGCGCATGGTTCCCATACAGACCGAAGCGATGCAGGACGGAAATCCCTTGCGGGTTTGTACTGAACATTACGGCTTCCTGCCTGTGGACAAAGATGCCTTTAAGGGCGAGATTCCGGAAATTAAAAACATGAAGCCCTTTGGCTGCTTCGATTTTTATATACATCGCAAACTTTTTATTCACAACATGGGTCACGCTATTTGTGCCTACCTGGGGATGCTTAAGTCTGATACCTTTATTTACGAAACGGTTAAACGGGGCGACATACTCTATATTGCCCAGAATGCAATGATGGAAAGCGCCCTGGCACTTTCAGCAAAATTTAAAATCCCCATTGAAGATATTTACTTTCATATTAAGGATCTTTTAAGCCGTTTTTCCAACAAAGCCCTGGGCGACACCTGTGCCAGGGTCGGCGGGGATACGGTACGCAAGCTCGGCCCCAATGACAGGCTCATAGGCGCCATTAATTGCTGCAACGCCATGGGCATTAGTCCCGGTTTTATTTCGGCAGGCGCAGGGGCTGCCCTCTATTGCCACCTCAAAGAAAAAAATCTTCCCCAAACCAGGGAGGCTGCCGAAGCTGCGCTGGCGGAAGTTTCGGGCCTTGCCAAAGGAGCGGGGGAAGCAGCACTCATACTGAATATGCATGGGCTTTTTGCCAAAGGCGCAGAGTTCTCCGAAGCAATCAGGGCAGCAACAGAGGCAGGAAACAGGAAAGACATCATCTAG
- a CDS encoding prephenate dehydrogenase: MKPIEECTIGIVGLGLMGGAVAMALRHCGAASPDHLIACDKDEETLALALAQGVIDEGFATPGEIVKRSDFIFLCLNPSTLLKFWESWAAFFKSGALITDIAGIKVNIVAALEKNLRPDLDFIPGHPMAGSEKGGFANAGHCNFKGKNYILTPLKRNKPENLEFVKNLLYRMGFGRITETTPEEHDRKIAFTSQLCHVIAAALIDCEQDTQITRFGGGSFEDLTRIAMLNASMWSEIFIENKSELIKRIEQFEGSLDALKALIANGSAHELEARLGAVRERRTIMKG, from the coding sequence ATGAAGCCCATCGAAGAGTGCACTATAGGCATAGTGGGCCTGGGTCTCATGGGCGGGGCTGTTGCTATGGCTTTGCGCCACTGCGGGGCTGCATCTCCGGATCATCTCATAGCCTGCGACAAGGATGAAGAAACTTTGGCACTGGCCTTGGCGCAGGGGGTTATTGACGAAGGTTTTGCAACACCAGGGGAAATTGTTAAGCGCAGCGATTTTATTTTTCTCTGTTTAAATCCTTCGACGCTGCTTAAGTTTTGGGAAAGTTGGGCTGCTTTTTTTAAAAGTGGGGCGCTTATTACCGATATTGCAGGGATTAAAGTGAATATCGTTGCTGCCTTGGAAAAAAACCTGAGGCCCGATTTGGATTTTATCCCCGGGCATCCCATGGCAGGATCTGAGAAGGGGGGCTTTGCCAATGCCGGACATTGCAATTTTAAGGGCAAGAACTATATACTCACCCCCCTCAAACGGAACAAACCAGAGAACCTTGAGTTTGTGAAAAATCTGCTTTATCGTATGGGCTTTGGCAGAATTACTGAAACTACGCCGGAAGAGCATGACAGGAAGATCGCGTTTACATCCCAGCTCTGCCATGTAATCGCGGCAGCCCTCATTGACTGCGAACAGGATACACAAATTACCCGATTCGGCGGGGGCAGTTTTGAAGACCTTACCCGCATTGCCATGCTCAATGCATCCATGTGGTCTGAAATTTTCATCGAAAATAAAAGCGAGCTGATAAAACGCATTGAACAGTTTGAAGGCAGCCTTGACGCTTTAAAAGCGCTCATCGCCAATGGATCTGCCCATGAGCTTGAAGCCCGCCTGGGTGCGGTGAGGGAGCGGCGTACGATTATGAAAGGCTAG
- the aroF gene encoding 3-deoxy-7-phosphoheptulonate synthase — MIIAIKRGASSEEVKEFSANLEKKGVKIHLSEGAIQTIIGLVGDTTGIDAEALQAHHLVEKVIRVQEPYKRANRLFHPEDSRLDIALEAGGVQSIGGGKLGIIAGPCSVETREQIVEVAVAVKKAGAGFLRGGVFKPRTSPYSFQGLGFEGLDLLLEAKKASGLPIVTELMAIHQLELFDPVDIIQIGARNMQNFTLLKELGHCRKPILLKRGYACTVTELLMAAEYIMAGGNDRIILCERGIRTYDTYTRNTLDLAAIPFLKKQSHLPVIVDPSHGTGFSWMVPAMAKAAIAAGADGLIIEVHNNPEKALCDGEQSITPAAFAELMEVLRKYAAIEGKTI, encoded by the coding sequence ATGATAATTGCGATTAAGAGAGGGGCTTCCAGCGAGGAAGTGAAAGAATTCTCAGCCAATCTGGAGAAAAAAGGTGTAAAGATCCATCTTTCCGAAGGGGCCATTCAGACCATCATCGGCCTTGTGGGCGATACTACCGGCATAGACGCTGAAGCCCTCCAGGCCCACCACCTTGTGGAAAAGGTCATTCGGGTTCAGGAGCCTTACAAGCGGGCAAACCGGCTTTTCCATCCCGAGGATTCGCGGCTGGACATAGCCCTTGAGGCAGGGGGTGTTCAAAGCATAGGGGGCGGAAAACTCGGCATCATAGCGGGCCCCTGTTCTGTAGAAACCAGGGAACAGATAGTGGAAGTCGCTGTGGCGGTTAAGAAAGCCGGCGCAGGCTTCCTTAGGGGAGGGGTCTTCAAGCCCCGCACTTCGCCTTACAGTTTTCAGGGCCTGGGCTTCGAAGGCCTCGATCTGCTCTTGGAAGCCAAAAAGGCTTCAGGCCTCCCTATAGTGACGGAACTCATGGCCATACATCAGCTGGAACTTTTCGATCCTGTTGATATCATCCAGATCGGCGCGAGGAATATGCAGAATTTCACCCTCCTCAAAGAGCTTGGCCATTGCCGCAAGCCAATACTGTTAAAGCGCGGCTATGCCTGTACCGTTACCGAATTGCTTATGGCGGCTGAATACATCATGGCAGGCGGCAACGACAGAATCATACTCTGCGAGCGGGGCATACGCACTTACGACACTTACACCCGCAATACCCTGGATCTTGCGGCAATCCCCTTCCTCAAAAAACAAAGCCATCTTCCGGTCATTGTAGACCCCAGCCACGGCACTGGCTTTTCCTGGATGGTGCCGGCCATGGCAAAGGCCGCTATTGCAGCCGGCGCCGACGGCCTCATCATAGAAGTGCACAACAACCCCGAGAAAGCCCTGTGCGACGGCGAGCAATCTATCACGCCTGCGGCCTTTGCTGAACTCATGGAGGTTCTGCGGAAATATGCGGCGATAGAAGGAAAAACAATATGA
- a CDS encoding LEA type 2 family protein — protein MQTRKSVIMLLAALLGLSVFSCQSLSGILQEPKLSVKSVDLAGISLKGVDLICRINVENPNGFDIPFPKIDWKVFVNEASFVNGILNQGTKITKRNTVTVDVPFSVTYEGLYKTFTSLWETKEAAYNIALGISFPLPVLQDKVYNLDFSGVLPLLQLPKLSPGSIRIGKIDFSGIELACGFNVDNPNNFPIPFPKVDWEYGVNGATLLTSSIVAGKEIAANAKGQADINVSLKYEDVIKAIGSLGNSGEAKSLMSLVSSLSVPGLEDVKDMLDIPGLLPILQKPNVAVKGINIKNLGLQKLEFVINWEVENKNSFAMDIGKFNYNFKVNNNNWAQGFLETPPKLKPNTKTAIPLSVTISSLDMVKDLVGIISAGTSVNYSCLGDMSLLSDFPGLDKLELPLNLTGSTRLVR, from the coding sequence ATGCAGACAAGAAAAAGTGTAATAATGCTTCTTGCAGCTCTTCTGGGGTTGTCTGTTTTTTCCTGCCAGTCCCTAAGCGGAATACTGCAGGAGCCAAAACTTTCAGTCAAATCCGTTGATCTTGCAGGCATTAGTCTTAAGGGTGTAGACCTTATCTGCCGTATTAATGTGGAGAACCCCAATGGCTTTGATATTCCCTTCCCCAAGATTGACTGGAAAGTGTTTGTCAATGAAGCTTCCTTTGTAAACGGAATTCTGAACCAGGGTACGAAAATAACAAAACGCAATACTGTTACAGTTGATGTCCCCTTTAGCGTTACTTACGAGGGTCTCTATAAAACCTTTACGAGCCTGTGGGAAACCAAAGAGGCCGCTTATAATATAGCCCTGGGCATAAGCTTTCCTCTTCCCGTATTGCAGGATAAAGTTTATAACCTTGATTTTTCAGGGGTTCTGCCCCTTTTGCAGCTGCCTAAACTCAGCCCGGGCTCTATCCGTATCGGGAAGATTGATTTTTCAGGCATTGAACTTGCCTGCGGTTTCAATGTTGACAACCCCAATAATTTCCCCATACCCTTCCCCAAGGTGGACTGGGAATACGGGGTCAATGGCGCAACCCTGCTCACGAGCAGTATTGTTGCGGGCAAAGAAATTGCGGCCAATGCGAAGGGCCAGGCCGATATCAACGTAAGCTTAAAATATGAAGATGTTATAAAAGCGATTGGGTCTTTGGGCAATTCAGGTGAAGCAAAATCGCTCATGTCTTTGGTAAGCTCCCTTTCTGTACCGGGTCTTGAGGATGTAAAAGATATGCTTGATATTCCCGGGCTGCTTCCCATATTGCAAAAGCCCAATGTTGCAGTAAAAGGCATCAACATAAAGAATTTAGGTTTGCAGAAACTGGAATTTGTCATCAACTGGGAAGTGGAAAATAAAAACAGTTTTGCCATGGACATCGGCAAATTCAACTATAACTTTAAGGTGAATAACAATAATTGGGCCCAGGGTTTTTTGGAAACCCCTCCGAAGCTTAAGCCAAATACTAAAACCGCCATTCCCCTTTCGGTTACTATTTCTTCACTTGACATGGTAAAAGATCTTGTGGGCATAATCAGCGCCGGAACCAGCGTAAATTACAGCTGCCTGGGCGATATGAGTCTCCTGAGCGACTTCCCAGGTTTGGACAAGCTGGAATTGCCCCTTAATTTGACAGGCAGCACCAGGTTGGTGAGATAA
- the serS gene encoding serine--tRNA ligase — protein MLDYRFIVDNLDAVKKNIESRYMKADADAVVRLFNRRTELTTSLQGLQQQRNANAAAMKGKLEPDARNALIEEGKKLKESIAASEAELSGVESSLETEARKIPNMAHPEAPLGKEDKDNLEVKRVGEPTKFDFEPADHVKLGQDLDIIDFDSGTKVSGTKFYYLKNEGVFLELGLVRYALDILQKNGFTPFITPDVAKEEILEGIGFNPRGAESNVYTIEGEDSCLVGTAEITLGGYYSNMILPKEKLPLRMAGLSHCFRREAGAAGQFSKGLYRVHQFTKLEMFVYCLPEESGKFHEELRGVEEEIFSGLEIPFRVVDTCTGDLGAPAYRKWDLEAWMPGRANPPSRNGGEWGEVTSTSNCTDYQARRLNIKYKDDEGKNKFVHMLNGTAIAISRGIIAVLENFQQADGSVKLPKALVPYCGFDVIKKK, from the coding sequence ATGTTAGACTATCGTTTTATTGTGGACAACCTGGATGCAGTCAAGAAAAATATAGAATCCAGGTATATGAAAGCCGATGCCGATGCTGTGGTCCGCCTTTTTAACCGCCGCACCGAGCTTACAACCAGCCTCCAGGGCCTCCAGCAGCAGCGCAATGCCAATGCCGCAGCCATGAAAGGCAAACTTGAACCTGATGCCCGCAATGCGCTCATCGAAGAAGGCAAGAAGCTCAAGGAAAGCATTGCCGCTTCGGAGGCTGAGCTTTCCGGTGTTGAATCCAGCCTTGAAACCGAGGCCAGGAAGATCCCCAATATGGCCCATCCCGAAGCCCCTCTGGGCAAGGAAGACAAGGATAACCTCGAGGTCAAGCGGGTGGGGGAGCCTACCAAATTTGATTTTGAACCTGCCGATCATGTCAAGCTGGGTCAGGATCTGGACATTATCGATTTTGATTCGGGCACCAAAGTTTCGGGCACCAAGTTTTATTACCTCAAGAATGAAGGGGTCTTCCTCGAACTTGGCCTGGTGCGTTATGCCCTGGATATTTTGCAGAAGAATGGCTTTACCCCCTTTATTACTCCCGATGTTGCCAAAGAGGAGATTCTCGAAGGCATTGGCTTTAACCCCCGGGGGGCTGAGTCCAATGTATACACCATTGAAGGCGAGGATTCCTGTCTCGTGGGTACTGCCGAAATCACTCTCGGGGGCTATTATTCCAATATGATACTCCCCAAAGAAAAACTCCCCCTGCGCATGGCAGGCCTTTCCCATTGTTTCCGCAGGGAAGCGGGGGCAGCCGGCCAGTTCTCCAAGGGTCTTTATCGGGTACATCAATTCACCAAGCTCGAAATGTTTGTCTACTGCCTCCCCGAAGAGTCCGGCAAATTCCACGAGGAACTCCGGGGTGTGGAGGAAGAAATTTTCTCGGGGTTGGAAATTCCCTTCAGGGTAGTGGATACCTGCACAGGCGACCTTGGCGCCCCCGCATACCGCAAATGGGATCTTGAAGCCTGGATGCCCGGACGGGCAAATCCGCCCTCGCGCAACGGCGGCGAATGGGGGGAGGTTACTTCCACTTCCAATTGCACCGATTACCAGGCGCGGCGGCTCAATATCAAGTACAAGGATGATGAAGGCAAAAACAAATTCGTCCACATGCTCAACGGGACTGCCATTGCCATTTCCCGGGGCATTATCGCAGTGCTTGAAAATTTCCAGCAGGCCGATGGCTCGGTGAAACTGCCTAAAGCCCTGGTTCCCTACTGCGGCTTTGATGTTATCAAAAAGAAATAG